In Lacerta agilis isolate rLacAgi1 chromosome 8, rLacAgi1.pri, whole genome shotgun sequence, one genomic interval encodes:
- the QPCTL gene encoding glutaminyl-peptide cyclotransferase-like protein, whose amino-acid sequence MRKGPRRGRVGMEVPQGGLEPGGFLAARKRSLAHSRRLWFAVLLALAAGSLLGLYLLWQVGEDPAVGGIQPRGAAQKELIPGAQLKHKPQNLTSGQLKGLASQVQLQRLWHSYLQPILIERYSGSPGNEKVRQFIVEKLRRLGASWHIEVDAFKDRAPHGVVSFANVVATLDPAATWRLVFACHYDSKYFPHDKRGRAFLGATDSAVPCAILMELVTALDEELKKSKERGSKVTLQLLFFDGEEAFREWTDQDSLYGARHLADRMAKTAHLPGLSQLQAISLFVLLDLLGARQPTIQNHFRNTAIWFERLIGLEKRFHQLGLLESHPKEQLYFQPRSYYDAVEDDHAPFLRRGVPVLHLITTPFPAVWHTFEDTEENLHPPTVLNLCKILAAFLAEYLWL is encoded by the exons ATGCGGAAAGGGCCGCGCAGGGGTCGCGTAGGGATGGAGGTCCCCCAGGGCGGCCTGGAGCCCGGCGGCTTCCTCGCAGCGCGAAAGCGGAGCCTGGCGCACAGCCGCCGCCTCTGGTTCGCCGTGCTGCTGGCCCTGGCCGCCGGCTCCCTGTTGGGGCTTTACCTGCTTTGGCAGGTGGGCGAGGACCCGGCCGTCGGGGGCATCCAGCCCCGGGGGGCGGCGCAGAAGGAGCTGATCCCGGGCGCCCAG CTGAAGCACAAGCCCCAAAACCTGACTAGCGGGCAGCTGAAGGGCCTGGCCTCGCAGGTCCAACTGCAGCGCCTTTGGCATAGCTACTTGCAACCTATCCTGATCGAGAGGTACTCTGGAAGCCCTGGCAACGAAAAAGTCCGGCAG TTCATTGTGGAAAAGCTGAGGAGACTGGGCGCTTCCTGGCACATAGAGGTGGACGCCTTCAAAGACCGGGCGCCGCACGGCGTCGTCAGCTTCGCCAATGTGGTGGCTACGTTGGACCCCGCAGCCACCTGGCGCCTGGTGTTTGCCTGCCACTACGACTCCAAGTATTTCCCCCACGACAAGCGTGGCCGGGCCTTCCTGGGGGCGACGGACTCGGCTGTGCCCTGTGCCATCCTGATGGAGCTGGTGACAGCGCTGGACGAGGAGCTGAAGAAATCAAAGGAGAGG GGCTCCAAGGTGACGTTGCAGCTGCTGTTTTTCGACGGGGAGGAGGCCTTCCGGGAGTGGACGGACCAGGACTCCCTGTACGGTGCACGGCATTTGGCTGATCGCATGGCAAAGACGGCGCATCTCCCGGGCCTCAGCCAGCTCCAGGCTATC TCTCTCTTCGTTCTGCTGGACCTTTTGGGCGCCCGCCAGCCGACCATCCAGAACCATTTCCGCAACACGGCCATCTGGTTCGAAAGGCTCATCGGCCTTG AGAAGCGGTTCCACCAGCTCGGCCTCCTGGAATCCCACCCAAAGGAGCAGCTCTATTTCCAGCCACGCTCCTACTATGACGCCGTCGAAGACGACCACGCTCCCTTCCTCCGGAGAG GTGTCCCAGTCCTTCACCTCATCACCACACCCTTCCCCGCAGTCTGGCACACCTTTGAGGACACAGAGGAGAACCTGCACCCGCCCACAGTGCTCAACCTCTGTAAGATCTTGGCAGCTTTCCTGGCAGAATATCTGTGGCTTTAG